The nucleotide window TGTTGCCATGCGAATTGAATCTATCCCGATTAACCAAATTCGTCGTCCGCTCTTTCGCCAAAACGACCCCGACAAAGTTCAAGCCTTAATGGAATCCATTCGTGAAATTGGCTTACAAGAACCGATTGATGTGTTGGAAGTAGACGGTCAGTATTACGGCTTTTCCGGTTGTCATCGGTATGAAGCGTGTAGCCGATTGGGGCATGAAACGATTCTCTGTCGGGTTCGGCGTGCGCCTAAGTCGGTATTGCGGATGCACATTGCGTAAGGGTGAAATTGTCTGTACAGGTGGGCTTCGGAGCATCGCGTGAATACTGTACGGGCGGGTTTTGCCGATAGACCTTGCTCCGCATCAAAACTTGACTGCTAAACCCGCCCATAGCGTTAAATTAATGATTGATGCACCGGATCTGAGATGATGTACACCCCTCAACTGCGATCGCACATGGCCTCCGTTGGTATTCCCAGCTTTAAAGCATTGAGTCGAGCGGCAGAGGTGTCCGAATGGCAGGTATTGCAGCTCCGTCAGGGTAAGGCCGATCAGATGCGGGCAGAGGTGTTGAGCAAACTGGGACGGGTGCTTGGGCGATCGCTGGATCAACTGGTGCAAGAGTTTTCATCCCTAGAGGTTGAGACATCGTCTGCGGCGGTATCCTCCATCGAAGCCGTCCAGCAAGAATATCAGCGATTACAAACTCAACTAGAGCAGCAAAAAATCGCTCTCAGCCAGGATCTGCAGCGTCAAGTGCTGCAGATCCTGGAAACCCTCCTCCTCCAACTTCCGACGGCGGCCTATGCTGCCCAGCAAAACCCTGACTTACCCGCCCAACGATTGCTACCGTTGCTAAAGCCGATTGATCAACTATTGCAGAAATGGGGAGTCGAGGCGATTGCCCCAGTGGGTGCAGAGATTCCCTATGATCCCAAAATTCATCAATTGTTAGAGGGAACTGCGAATGTGGGCGATCGCGTTCGGATCAGATATATAGGATATCGTCAGGGTGAAACGTTGCTGTATCGTGCCAAGGTCAGCCCTGTTTCAAGCCAACGTCAGGTTTAATGTCTGTTTTCAGGAAATTCTCAGGGTTCCTTCAGCTCCCCATCAGTGAGTAGGACTCAGTTTCCTCTAAAGTAGAGGTAAGACCTACCCAGCGGATGATGTTATGGCTCTCCCCTTTGCTAAGCTGTCAGCACGCCCTATTTCCGGCCTTCGTCGATTATCCACCCCTATGCAGTTTTTGGGTTTGATCTGTTTCGCCTTTTTTTCCACTACGGCTCCAGCACTCGCGCAGGACGTAGAACCCAGTGTTAACCCTGTCATCCTTCTTCAGCAAGCTCTGGAATGGATTGATCGTTTGGGCACCACAGGGGCGATCGCTTTTATGGTGATTTATGCTTTAGCCACCGTAGCATTTTTCCCGGGTTCGATATTGACATTGGGAGCCGGAATTCTATTCGGGGTGGTCTGGGGATCGGTCTATGTGTTTATCGGTGCGTGTGGGGGGGCAACCCTGGCTTTTCTCGTCGGACGCTACGTGGCACGGAGTTGGATTGCCAAAAAAATTGCAGGAAACCCAAAATTTGCCGCGATTGACAAAGCTGTAGGACGAGAAGGGTTCAAAATTGTGCTGCTGACGAGGCTTTCTCCGGTCTTTCCATTCAACCTCCTAAACTATGCGTTGGGACTGACCAGTGTGTCTCTCAAGGACTATGGGATGGGCTTTATTGGGATGATACCTGGAACGATCATGTATGTCTATGCAGGCTCTCTTTTGGGCGATCTCGCGACGTTGGGATCAGGCAATTCGTCGATTCCGCCTGCGATCCGCTGGACATTAAATATTATTGGGTTTATAGCCACTGTTGCTGTAACGCTCTACGTCACTAAAGTTGCACAACGAGCCTTAGAAACCGAAGTCGGTGTATCAGATTTAGAAAACGACAACGATGCTGAGGGACAAGCCCATGTATAGCTGGATTAAACCTAGAAGCCATTCTCTCTCGATGGATTTAATTGTTTCATTGGCGATCGCCCCTTTGGAGACTCTATGACACCACAGCACAATGCGTCGTCCCTAATCGCACCGCTCGACACCTACAACCAAACCTTGGTGTCCCACGTCCATCCTCTAGATTGGATCAATCCCACACCAGCCGACTGTTACGACCTCGTGGTGATTGGGGCAGGGACGGCTGGGCTGGTGGTGGCAGCAGGGGCAGCAGGGCTTGGCATTGGCCTCAAAGTGGCGCTGGTGGAACGCCATCTGATGGGAGGAGATTGCCTCAATGTGGGCTGTGTGCCGTCGAAGTGCATGATTCGGTCATCGCGAGTGGTGGCAGAAATGGCGAATGCTGATGCCTTTGGGGTGAAATCTCCGACAGAGATCGAGGTGGATTTCCCAGCCGTTATGGAGCGGATGCGCCGACTGCGAGCAGGCATCAGCCATCATGACTCTGCTCAACGCTTTCGAGATTTGGGCATTGATGTCTTTTTAGGCCAGGGACGTTTTGTACATGACCGCACATTGGAGGTTGAGGGACAGAATCTCAAGTTTCGTAAGGCAGTAATCGCAACGGGAGCAAGGGCAGTGCGTCCGTCTATTCCTGGCTTGGAGGAAGCAGGATTTCTCACCAATGAAACCGTTTTTTCCCTCACCGATTGTCCCAAACGGCTTGCCGTGATTGGAGGTGGCCCGATTGGTGCAGAATTAGCTCAAGCCTTTCAACGCTTAGGTTCAGAGGTAGTTTTGCTCCATAAGAGTGGACATATTTTGAACAAAGAGGATGCTGACGCTGCAGCAATTGTGCAGAATGGCTTTCTCAAAGAAGGAATAAAGCTGATTCTAAATGCAACGATTGATCGCGTAGAGTCTACGCCGGACGGGAAACAGATTCACTACACCAGCAATGGACAATCAGGAAGCGTTACTGTAGACGAAATTCTAGTGGGTGCGGGACGTGCCCCCAACGTCGAGGGCCTAAATTTAGAAGCAGTGGGTGTGAAGTACGACACACGCCACGGGGTCGAGGTCAACGACTATTTGCAAACTACCAATCCCAGGATCTACGCAGCGGGGGATATTTGCATGGATTGGAAATTTACCCATGCGGCGGATACGGCGGCGCGAATCGTGATCAAGAATGCCCTCTTTGCACCCTTTGGACTTGGCCGCTCAAAACTTAGCAGTGTTGTGATGCCCTGGGTGACCTACACCGATCCAGAGATTGCCCATGTGGGACTCTATGAGCATCAGGCGCAAGAGCAGGGAATGACCACAAACACCATTCATATTCCCTTTAGTCAGGTGGATCGGGCGATCGCCGATGGGGAAACCGACGGCTTTATTAAAATTCTCCACAAACAAGGTTCAGACGAAATTCTGGGGGCAACGATCGTCGGTCGCCATGCGGGAGAGATGATTAGCGAAGTCACAACGGCGATCGCCCATAAAATTGGACTCAGTAAACTCTCCAGCGTGATCCATCCCTATCCCACTCAGGCCGAATGCATCAAAAAAGCCGCAGATGCCTACCGTCGCACCCTGCTAACCCCGCGCACTCAAAAGCTCTTGAGTATTCTGACTAAGTTTTCCTGAACTCTCTATTTCTCAATCTGTCTCACTGGGACATGGTGGGCGGCGAGGTGGTCTTTAATCTCGGCAACGGTGAGCTGGCCGTAGTGGAGAAGAGAGGCGAGCAGGGCAGCTTCTGCCCGTCCATCTGTCAACGCCTCCCGGATGTGGTCACAGGTTCCGGCTCCTCCCGACGCGATCACCGGAATTTGCACCTGTTCGGCAATGGTGCGCGTCAGTTCGAGGTCATATCCGGCCTGGGTTCCATCGGCATCCATGCTGGTCACTAGCAGTTCCCCAGCCCCCCGCTGTTCAACGTCCTTCGCCCAGGCGATCGCGTCCAATCCTGTATTTTCACGTCCACCCCGCACATAGACATCCCATCCCGGATTGGCGGGATCGTCCCGACGACGGGCATCGATCGCCACCACAATGCACTGCACCCCAAAGCGATCGCTCGCCCGGTTAATAAAATCTGGGTCACGCACCGCTGAGGAGTTAATGCTGACCTTATCAGCTCCGGCGCGGAGAAGTTTCTTGATCGTGTCGAGGGAGCTAATCCCACCGCCAACGGTAAGCGGAATAAAGACCTGTTCAGCAGTGCGGTAGACCACGTCGTAGATGATGTCGCGGTCTTCGTGGGTGGCCGTGATGTCGAGAAACACCAGTTCATCGGCTCCGGCATCGTTATACGCCTGCGCCAGTTCCACCGGATCACCCGCATCGCGAAGATCTACAAAATTGACCCCTTTCACGACCCGTCCTGCCTTCACATCTAAACAGGGCAAAATTCGCTTCGCTAGCATAGCCACCTCATCATGCTCAAACCATTATTCTAAGCGCTGTACCGGAAAACTTGGGCAAAAACAAAAACAGAACCCAGAGCATACCTGAGTTCCGCCATTGAACGAGTAAAGCCGTTTGGGGAAATTGACTCTGAGTCTTAGGCCAAATATTTGTCTAAGGTTGCGCTATATTCCTCGTACTTCTTTGCACCCACTAGGGTTTCGGCAATCTCGCCATTGGTAAGGAACATGACCGCCGGAATGCTCCGAACACCATACCGTTTGGCGATTTCTTTGTTGGTATCGAGGTCAAGCTTGAAGACCTTGGCGCGATCGCCATACTCATCTGACAATTGATCAATTAGGGGAGCGATCAGCTTACAAGGGCCGCACCAGGTTGCAGTGCAATCCACCACAAATAGAGACTCTGAGGTTAAAAGACTGTCAAATTCGGCTTCGTTTTGAATGTAGGCAGCAGGCATAGGTTTTTTCTCAATCAAAACCCCATTCTCTCATGGAGGGGCGATCGCCCTCCTTAAACCTTCGGCGTTTTTGTGTGCCAATCGGTCGCTTGCTCGTAGGCATAGGCCACCTGGAACACCTTTTCTTCCTGAAGCACATTGCCAATGATCTGCAAGCCAATCGGCAATCCCTGACTGTCAAAACCACAGGGCAAGCTTAATCCCGGTAATCCTGCCAAGTTCACCGGAATCGTCATCAGGTCATTCAGGTACATTGCCAGAGGATCATCAGCGTTATCTCCGGCTTTGAAGGCCGTCGTCGGCGAGGTAGGACAGACCAACACATCCACGTCTGCAAAGGCTTTCTCAAAGTCTTGCTTAATCAGCGTCCGCACCTTTTGCGCCTTGAGATAGTAAGCATCGTAGTACCCCGCCGAAAGCGCATAGGTGCCCACCATAATTCGGCGTTTTACTTCCGAGCCGAAACCTGCCGCCCGGGTCTTCATGTACATATCCAGCAAATTTTCGGCATCATCTGCCCGGAACCCGTATTTCACCCCGTCATAGCGAGCGAGGTTGGCCGACGCTTCCGAAGGCGCAATGATGTAGTAGGTGGGCAGTCCGTAACGGAACATGGGGCAGGAAATGTCCACCACCTCGGCACCGAGGGATTTTAGCGTATCGATGGCCGCGTGAACCGATGCGCCCACTTCGGAATCTAAGCCTTCTCCAAAGGTTTCCGTAATGATGCCGACCTTGGTTCCCTTTTTCAGCTTCGGACCCAGGGCCGCCGTATAATCGGGAATCTCAACCTTAAGGCTAGTGGAATCTTTCGGGTCATAGCCAGCGATCGCCCCTAGCAGAATGGCGGCATCTTCCACGGATCGCCCAAAGGGGCCAATCTGATCCAGCGACGACGCATAGGCAACAAGTCCATAACGGGATACCAACCCATAGGTAGGTTTTATGCCGACCACGCCACAGAACGAGGCTGGCTGACGAATCGAGCCTCCGGTATCTGACCCTAGGGCGATCGGGCATTCTCCAGACGCAACTGCCGCTGCCGACCCACCCGACGATCCACCGGGTACTCGCTCTAAATCCCACGGGTTCGCCGTAACCTGAAAGGCTGAACTTTCGGTAGAACTGCCCATCGCGAACTCGTCCATGTTGGTCTTCCCGACCATGACGGTGCCCGCATCGGCTAACTTTTGCACCACCGTGGCATCGTAGGGCGGCACAAAATTTTGCAGAATCTTAGACCCACAGGTGGTTCGCACGCCCTTGGTACACATATTGTCCTTAATAGCGATCGGAATCCCGGCAAGAACGCCAACCTCTTCGCCCGCTGCAATCTGCGCGTCTACCTGCTTGGCTTTTTCCAGGGCTGCATCTGGGGTGAGCTGCAAAAAGCTGCGCACCTTTGGCTCTAGGCTCTCAATCTGCTTCAACGTTTCTTGAGCTAGTTCAACGGCAGACAGTTTTTTGCTCGTAAGTTGGGTATGCAGTTCGCGGATGGATGCCATGCCGTTACCTCTGGATGAGTTCGAAATTCTAATGTATCGCCAGTATTGAAGGTTAGCACTGAATGCGGCTTTGCGTAAGGGCGATCGCCCGTTCCCACCGCCAAACCATTCAGAGTTGTAATCCCACCTGGCGATCGCGCCACTTCACAAAGTGTGTCATGGGCGATCGCCCTTTTCAATTCTAGGGTGAGAATAGAGGAAAGATACTCAACAGATGAACCTATGCTTTTGACTGGAAACCGATGGAGGGCGATCGCGCTTAGTCCGATCTTTATCCTGGGATTGGTCGGCTGTGGCGCAAGCATTTCTCCGGGCGACTCTCCATCGGCAACCGCTCCCCCAACCACCGCCCAGCCGTCACCCCAGCACACTACGATACCGCCTCAAGTGGAGCGATCGCCCATTCTCGACAATCCGGTGCCGCCTGACCCCCTGCCCGGTGTCAACGACAATGGCGACTATCAAAAGACGAGTTACCGTTCTTGGGTGGTCGTTGATCCCGATCCAGCCGGACTCAATTGCCGATGGTCGGATGAACTGCCTGCGGAATGGTACTCTCCCGCAACGCCCTACCCCCGAATGAACGTGAATGAGTGGCCGATTGTGCGCCAATTTCCTACAGGAACCGAGCTACAGGCCAACATTACCCCCGCAGGGTTTGCCCTGATGTACGACGAAAATCAAGCCCCGTGGCTCAAGGTCAACATTGGCGAACACGACGAAATTTGCCTGGTTCGAGCTAACACGGCCTACATTGAACCGATTCCGTACCCGTAATCCCTACACCTCCCACTTAATCTACCTCCTAGAAATTCCGACTTCTCCCAAGCTGCATCAAGGATTTGTTAACTGTTCCACCTCCTGAACTGGCACATTTCCCTGAAAATAAAAAATCCCTAAAAGCGACGGAAAAACTGGCTTTCAACCCTTCTATCCCTATTCTGTCCATCTGTGCCACTCTAAGAACTCCCCTAAACATCTACGGAAATACCGATGGTTTTCCTGTAGTTTCTAATTAACAACGCACAGGGTGACTTATTGATATGGCTTTCGGAAACGGTATCTTCAACTCTAAAAGATCTAGTTCAAATAACGACAGCGCGCTGAATGTAAAAACGCTAGTATCCTGCGGTGTTCCACCTGCGATCGCCAATAAAGTGGCCTACTCTCCTCAAACGTTAACGACAGCAGAAGTTTGCCAAATTAAGCAATGTCTGGAAAAGACACGCCACAACATTCATCAGAAAGTGGGTAACTTAGACGCCATTATTCAAGAATTTAGCTACGTCGATAGTTTCAATACCCTCTAAACCTGGTCAACACATCTGCATCTGGGAACTCGGTATACCATTAAGGCAATGTGCTGTGGAGCTAGTGACTGGTGGTATTTGCGATCGCCCAGAAAGCAGACCGTTTTCTAACCTATGTCCTGTCAGATTCGAAGACCAATGCAGAACTAGAGATCGTGCCAGAGCGCGGAGGCATCGTGACCCAATGGCGCATCGGGAAGGACGACATCCTCTATCTGGACAAAGAACGATTTCTCGATCCCCAACTCAGCATTCGGGGGGGTATTCCGATTCTGTTTCCCATCTGCGGCGACTTGCCGAATA belongs to Synechococcales cyanobacterium T60_A2020_003 and includes:
- a CDS encoding ParB N-terminal domain-containing protein, which encodes MRIESIPINQIRRPLFRQNDPDKVQALMESIREIGLQEPIDVLEVDGQYYGFSGCHRYEACSRLGHETILCRVRRAPKSVLRMHIA
- a CDS encoding helix-turn-helix domain-containing protein, with product MMYTPQLRSHMASVGIPSFKALSRAAEVSEWQVLQLRQGKADQMRAEVLSKLGRVLGRSLDQLVQEFSSLEVETSSAAVSSIEAVQQEYQRLQTQLEQQKIALSQDLQRQVLQILETLLLQLPTAAYAAQQNPDLPAQRLLPLLKPIDQLLQKWGVEAIAPVGAEIPYDPKIHQLLEGTANVGDRVRIRYIGYRQGETLLYRAKVSPVSSQRQV
- a CDS encoding TVP38/TMEM64 family protein, yielding MALPFAKLSARPISGLRRLSTPMQFLGLICFAFFSTTAPALAQDVEPSVNPVILLQQALEWIDRLGTTGAIAFMVIYALATVAFFPGSILTLGAGILFGVVWGSVYVFIGACGGATLAFLVGRYVARSWIAKKIAGNPKFAAIDKAVGREGFKIVLLTRLSPVFPFNLLNYALGLTSVSLKDYGMGFIGMIPGTIMYVYAGSLLGDLATLGSGNSSIPPAIRWTLNIIGFIATVAVTLYVTKVAQRALETEVGVSDLENDNDAEGQAHV
- a CDS encoding mercuric reductase, which encodes MTPQHNASSLIAPLDTYNQTLVSHVHPLDWINPTPADCYDLVVIGAGTAGLVVAAGAAGLGIGLKVALVERHLMGGDCLNVGCVPSKCMIRSSRVVAEMANADAFGVKSPTEIEVDFPAVMERMRRLRAGISHHDSAQRFRDLGIDVFLGQGRFVHDRTLEVEGQNLKFRKAVIATGARAVRPSIPGLEEAGFLTNETVFSLTDCPKRLAVIGGGPIGAELAQAFQRLGSEVVLLHKSGHILNKEDADAAAIVQNGFLKEGIKLILNATIDRVESTPDGKQIHYTSNGQSGSVTVDEILVGAGRAPNVEGLNLEAVGVKYDTRHGVEVNDYLQTTNPRIYAAGDICMDWKFTHAADTAARIVIKNALFAPFGLGRSKLSSVVMPWVTYTDPEIAHVGLYEHQAQEQGMTTNTIHIPFSQVDRAIADGETDGFIKILHKQGSDEILGATIVGRHAGEMISEVTTAIAHKIGLSKLSSVIHPYPTQAECIKKAADAYRRTLLTPRTQKLLSILTKFS
- the hisF gene encoding imidazole glycerol phosphate synthase subunit HisF, encoding MLAKRILPCLDVKAGRVVKGVNFVDLRDAGDPVELAQAYNDAGADELVFLDITATHEDRDIIYDVVYRTAEQVFIPLTVGGGISSLDTIKKLLRAGADKVSINSSAVRDPDFINRASDRFGVQCIVVAIDARRRDDPANPGWDVYVRGGRENTGLDAIAWAKDVEQRGAGELLVTSMDADGTQAGYDLELTRTIAEQVQIPVIASGGAGTCDHIREALTDGRAEAALLASLLHYGQLTVAEIKDHLAAHHVPVRQIEK
- a CDS encoding thioredoxin family protein is translated as MPAAYIQNEAEFDSLLTSESLFVVDCTATWCGPCKLIAPLIDQLSDEYGDRAKVFKLDLDTNKEIAKRYGVRSIPAVMFLTNGEIAETLVGAKKYEEYSATLDKYLA
- the gatA gene encoding Asp-tRNA(Asn)/Glu-tRNA(Gln) amidotransferase subunit GatA yields the protein MASIRELHTQLTSKKLSAVELAQETLKQIESLEPKVRSFLQLTPDAALEKAKQVDAQIAAGEEVGVLAGIPIAIKDNMCTKGVRTTCGSKILQNFVPPYDATVVQKLADAGTVMVGKTNMDEFAMGSSTESSAFQVTANPWDLERVPGGSSGGSAAAVASGECPIALGSDTGGSIRQPASFCGVVGIKPTYGLVSRYGLVAYASSLDQIGPFGRSVEDAAILLGAIAGYDPKDSTSLKVEIPDYTAALGPKLKKGTKVGIITETFGEGLDSEVGASVHAAIDTLKSLGAEVVDISCPMFRYGLPTYYIIAPSEASANLARYDGVKYGFRADDAENLLDMYMKTRAAGFGSEVKRRIMVGTYALSAGYYDAYYLKAQKVRTLIKQDFEKAFADVDVLVCPTSPTTAFKAGDNADDPLAMYLNDLMTIPVNLAGLPGLSLPCGFDSQGLPIGLQIIGNVLQEEKVFQVAYAYEQATDWHTKTPKV